One Actinosynnema pretiosum DNA segment encodes these proteins:
- a CDS encoding winged helix-turn-helix domain-containing protein, whose product MSEHPTAGLDDVVHQRHRLGILTVTAEADRVEFGYLKSTLELTAGNLSRHIAVLEEAGLVAVEKGYEGRRPRTWVGITAEGRGALAREMAALRALLERHER is encoded by the coding sequence GTGAGCGAACACCCCACCGCAGGCCTGGACGACGTGGTGCACCAGCGCCACCGGCTCGGCATCCTGACCGTGACCGCCGAGGCCGACCGGGTGGAGTTCGGGTACCTCAAGAGCACGCTGGAGCTGACGGCGGGCAACCTGTCCCGGCACATCGCCGTGCTGGAGGAGGCCGGGCTGGTCGCGGTGGAGAAGGGCTACGAGGGCAGGCGACCGCGCACGTGGGTCGGCATCACCGCCGAGGGGCGCGGGGCGCTGGCGCGGGAGATGGCGGCGCTGCGGGCCCTGCTGGAGCGCCACGAGCGGTGA
- a CDS encoding cellulase family glycosylhydrolase: MTRVFALLGATLLAIAGLVVVAQPPQAQAAVGLHVSGTKIVEANGQPFVMRGVNHPHVWYTGRTSSFADVKALGSNTVRVVLGSGKRWGPSSDTAAVIALCKQNKLICVLEVHDTTGYGEEGAAASLDEAVDYWISQKSALVGQEDYVVINIGNEPIGNTNAAQWTDATVNAVKEMRANGFQHLLMVDGPNWGQDWQYVMRDNAQRVLDADTQRNTVLSIHMYAVFSTPASIIDYLDRFQANGWPLVIGEFGWKFASGEVDHETILAQAQARGMGYLGWSWSGNTDPILDMATDFDPARLTTWGQRIFNGANGIKATSREASIYGGGNQPTSTTTTTTTTTTTTTTPPPTGSCTASYTTTGQWQGGFQAEVRVTAGAKAIKSWTVTWTFADGQTVSNAWNADVTSSGANVTARNASYNGSLGAGASTAFGFLGTTRGANTAPSLSCAAS, encoded by the coding sequence ATGACCAGGGTATTCGCCTTGCTCGGCGCCACGCTGCTGGCCATCGCCGGCCTCGTGGTCGTCGCCCAGCCGCCGCAGGCGCAAGCCGCCGTCGGCCTGCACGTCAGCGGCACGAAGATCGTGGAGGCCAACGGCCAGCCGTTCGTCATGCGCGGGGTCAACCACCCGCACGTCTGGTACACCGGCCGCACCAGCTCGTTCGCCGACGTCAAGGCGCTCGGCTCCAACACGGTGCGCGTGGTGCTGGGCAGCGGCAAGCGCTGGGGACCGTCCAGCGACACCGCCGCGGTCATCGCGCTGTGCAAGCAGAACAAGCTGATCTGCGTGCTGGAGGTGCACGACACCACCGGGTACGGCGAGGAGGGCGCCGCGGCCTCGCTCGACGAGGCGGTGGACTACTGGATCAGCCAGAAGTCCGCGCTGGTCGGCCAGGAGGACTACGTCGTCATCAACATCGGCAACGAGCCGATCGGCAACACCAACGCCGCCCAGTGGACCGACGCGACCGTCAACGCGGTCAAGGAGATGCGGGCCAACGGGTTCCAGCACCTGCTGATGGTCGACGGCCCGAACTGGGGCCAGGACTGGCAGTACGTCATGCGCGACAACGCGCAGCGCGTCCTGGACGCCGACACCCAGCGCAACACCGTGCTGTCGATCCACATGTACGCGGTGTTCAGCACGCCCGCCAGCATCATCGACTACCTGGACCGCTTCCAGGCCAACGGGTGGCCGCTGGTGATCGGCGAGTTCGGCTGGAAGTTCGCCTCCGGCGAGGTCGACCACGAGACCATCCTCGCCCAGGCGCAGGCCAGGGGGATGGGCTACCTGGGCTGGTCGTGGAGCGGCAACACCGATCCGATCCTGGACATGGCCACCGACTTCGACCCGGCCCGGCTGACCACGTGGGGGCAGCGCATCTTCAACGGCGCCAACGGGATCAAGGCCACCTCGCGCGAGGCGTCGATCTACGGCGGCGGCAACCAGCCCACCAGCACCACCACCACGACGACGACCACCACGACCACCACGACGACCCCGCCGCCCACCGGCTCGTGCACCGCGAGCTACACCACCACCGGCCAGTGGCAGGGCGGGTTCCAGGCGGAGGTCCGGGTCACGGCGGGGGCCAAGGCGATCAAGTCGTGGACGGTGACCTGGACGTTCGCCGACGGCCAGACCGTGAGCAACGCGTGGAACGCCGACGTCACCTCGTCCGGCGCGAACGTCACCGCCCGCAACGCGTCCTACAACGGGTCGCTGGGGGCGGGCGCGAGCACCGCGTTCGGCTTCCTCGGCACGACGCGCGGCGCGAACACCGCGCCGTCGCTGAGCTGCGCGGCGTCGTAG
- a CDS encoding ricin-type beta-trefoil lectin domain protein, which produces MALPLGAGIAQAEEPVEQQDRVGIKIDEALAGQASPEAAFRSRASLNDVSAQAVGSNVIAGRLWSDSNGDGYRGDSEAGLSVRVVLFGEVDGTLTVAETYSQGNGAYSFTNLPSGVYQVWADTDPVNSWLIPTGIGVGGDRQRDSDMVGPVAVSLPIHFADAGPAQRGVDGGFISSQYYYGYKIKNGASNWCLDQEFPQGFPTTKVGVHHCNNGSNQQWDVFWEFEQGLGVARFENWATVHCLDQEYPNGQQTPRVGAYPCNGGTNQKWVVHHNELYGEPALAINQRSGYCLDQEAPTGTPTTVLGAYLCNGGANQKWYLND; this is translated from the coding sequence GTGGCACTCCCGCTGGGGGCGGGGATCGCGCAGGCCGAGGAGCCGGTCGAGCAGCAGGACCGCGTGGGGATCAAGATCGACGAGGCGCTCGCGGGGCAGGCGTCCCCGGAGGCCGCTTTCCGCTCCAGGGCGAGCCTGAACGACGTGTCCGCCCAGGCCGTGGGCAGCAACGTCATCGCGGGTCGGCTCTGGAGCGACTCGAACGGCGACGGTTACCGGGGTGACAGCGAGGCCGGTCTGTCGGTCCGCGTCGTCCTCTTCGGCGAGGTGGACGGCACTCTGACCGTCGCCGAGACGTACTCGCAGGGCAACGGCGCGTACTCGTTCACCAACCTCCCGTCGGGCGTCTACCAGGTGTGGGCCGACACGGACCCGGTGAACTCGTGGTTGATCCCCACGGGCATCGGCGTCGGCGGTGACCGCCAGCGCGACTCCGACATGGTCGGTCCGGTCGCCGTGAGCCTGCCGATCCACTTCGCCGACGCGGGCCCCGCCCAGCGCGGTGTGGACGGCGGCTTCATCTCGTCCCAGTACTACTACGGCTACAAGATCAAGAACGGCGCCAGCAACTGGTGCCTCGACCAGGAGTTCCCGCAGGGCTTCCCGACCACCAAGGTCGGCGTCCACCACTGCAACAACGGTTCCAACCAGCAGTGGGACGTGTTCTGGGAGTTCGAGCAGGGTCTCGGCGTCGCGCGGTTCGAGAACTGGGCGACCGTGCACTGCCTCGACCAGGAGTACCCGAACGGCCAGCAGACCCCGCGCGTCGGCGCCTACCCGTGCAACGGCGGCACCAACCAGAAGTGGGTCGTGCACCACAACGAGCTCTACGGCGAGCCCGCCCTGGCGATCAACCAGCGCAGCGGCTACTGCCTCGACCAGGAGGCCCCGACCGGCACGCCGACCACGGTGCTCGGCGCGTACCTGTGCAACGGTGGCGCGAACCAGAAGTGGTACCTGAACGACTGA
- a CDS encoding pirin family protein — MSNAESDPAELVCAASSPAAEVEVLDPRDVPLGGPRAMAVRRTLPQRGRSLIGAWCFVDHYGPDDVSATGGMDVAPHPHTGLQTASWLFSGEIEHRDSHGAHALVRPGELNLMTAGRGICHSEVSTPGTSVLHGVQLWIALPDAHRDAPRGFEHHVPEPVVIGGAVARVFLGSLGGVTSPVRGFTPLLGAELVVPAGVVLELAVDPAFEHGVLVDRGEVELAGAVVPRGSLGCLGAGSAVLRLASTGSEEARVLLLGGEPFGEEIVMWWNFIGRDHDEVVRFREEWERGDERFGAVVGYDGDRLPAPPMPGGRLRPRGNRR; from the coding sequence GTGAGCAACGCCGAATCCGATCCCGCCGAACTGGTCTGCGCCGCCTCCTCCCCCGCGGCCGAGGTGGAGGTGCTCGACCCGCGCGACGTGCCGCTGGGCGGGCCGAGGGCGATGGCGGTGCGGCGCACCCTGCCGCAGCGCGGGCGGTCCCTGATCGGGGCCTGGTGCTTCGTGGACCACTACGGGCCGGACGACGTGTCCGCCACCGGCGGCATGGACGTCGCGCCGCACCCGCACACCGGGTTGCAGACGGCGAGCTGGCTGTTCTCCGGGGAGATCGAGCACCGGGACAGCCACGGCGCGCACGCGCTGGTGCGACCGGGCGAGCTGAACCTGATGACGGCCGGGCGCGGGATCTGCCACTCGGAGGTCTCCACCCCAGGGACGTCGGTGCTGCACGGGGTGCAGCTGTGGATCGCGCTGCCGGACGCGCACCGGGACGCGCCGAGGGGCTTCGAGCACCACGTGCCCGAGCCGGTGGTGATCGGCGGGGCGGTGGCGCGGGTGTTCCTCGGGTCGTTGGGCGGGGTGACGTCGCCGGTGCGCGGGTTCACGCCGCTGCTGGGGGCGGAGCTGGTGGTGCCCGCCGGGGTGGTGCTGGAGCTGGCGGTGGACCCGGCGTTCGAGCACGGGGTGCTGGTGGACCGGGGCGAGGTGGAGCTGGCCGGGGCGGTGGTGCCGCGCGGGTCGCTGGGGTGCCTGGGCGCGGGGTCGGCGGTGCTGCGGTTGGCGAGCACCGGGTCCGAGGAGGCGCGGGTGCTGCTGCTGGGCGGCGAGCCGTTCGGCGAGGAGATCGTGATGTGGTGGAACTTCATCGGGCGCGACCACGACGAGGTGGTGCGGTTCCGGGAGGAGTGGGAGCGCGGGGACGAGCGGTTCGGCGCGGTGGTGGGCTACGACGGCGACCGGCTGCCCGCGCCGCCGATGCCAGGGGGGCGGTTGCGGCCGCGAGGGAACCGGCGCTGA
- a CDS encoding RICIN domain-containing protein, translating to MRRLAAVVCALALLPLGAMTAQAQADPADRSPGVERQKVPPKRSGVPYKAASGSAAVSQNTVSGLVWVDANGDGVRSNTEVAARLEVFLWTFDDTEGWMFRTTFSDKGFYSFTDLPADKYLVQVVIPDGYRATAFGAGGDRSRDSDVVGYSADSTPLTFTDVGPRTRWVDAGITPGEPTGTPVRNSSSGWCLDQESPSGVATSGVGAYGCNGGLNQHWFLVWYRPDVAEVWNTAPPVDCLDQESPSGVPTNGVGAYQCNDGQNQRWVVRHDEETGSEEVQFVNLSSGDCLDQEAPRGTPTTGVGAYGCNGGRNQRWTLG from the coding sequence ATGAGGCGCTTGGCCGCGGTCGTGTGCGCGCTGGCACTCCTCCCGCTCGGGGCGATGACCGCTCAAGCCCAAGCCGACCCGGCGGACCGATCACCGGGTGTCGAGCGGCAGAAGGTGCCGCCCAAGCGGAGCGGTGTGCCCTACAAGGCGGCGTCCGGGAGCGCGGCGGTCAGCCAGAACACCGTCTCCGGCCTGGTCTGGGTGGACGCCAACGGTGACGGGGTGCGGTCCAACACCGAGGTGGCCGCGCGGCTGGAGGTCTTCCTCTGGACCTTCGACGACACCGAGGGGTGGATGTTCCGGACCACGTTCTCCGACAAGGGCTTCTACAGCTTCACGGACCTGCCCGCCGACAAGTACCTCGTGCAGGTCGTCATCCCGGACGGCTACCGCGCCACCGCGTTCGGCGCGGGCGGCGACCGCTCGCGCGACTCGGACGTGGTCGGCTACTCCGCCGACAGCACCCCGCTCACCTTCACCGACGTCGGTCCCCGCACCCGCTGGGTCGACGCGGGCATCACGCCCGGCGAGCCCACCGGGACCCCGGTGCGCAACTCCTCCAGCGGCTGGTGCCTCGACCAGGAGTCGCCCAGCGGCGTGGCGACCAGCGGCGTCGGGGCCTACGGCTGCAACGGCGGCCTGAACCAGCACTGGTTCCTGGTCTGGTACCGCCCCGACGTCGCCGAGGTCTGGAACACCGCGCCGCCCGTGGACTGCCTCGACCAGGAGTCGCCCAGCGGCGTGCCGACCAACGGCGTCGGCGCGTACCAGTGCAACGACGGCCAGAACCAGCGCTGGGTCGTGCGGCACGACGAGGAGACCGGCAGCGAGGAGGTCCAGTTCGTCAACCTGAGCAGCGGCGACTGCCTCGACCAGGAGGCCCCGCGCGGCACGCCGACCACCGGCGTCGGCGCGTACGGCTGCAACGGCGGGCGCAACCAGCGCTGGACCCTCGGCTGA
- a CDS encoding serine hydrolase — MVTKNRKWGAALAVTASAALVGALVPPATASAQTPGLAEALRAAVVAQDFRDVIDLTPPDPAPTALRAARSGAPEKYDSAPPAARLAATAARPIHQQPNVDLAVIELDDAGRPTAVGDVLMSPRYPNGVTVPVEKSSLSTDQVRYRWWDDTEWDVNGGQGTVDVLPGRESAPIDFSSPYPASVLKLMVGFGVLRLADEGRIDLDAVYSYQPTVLNPSCGGAFSAVIRSNFDQMITKSQNEPTCALIKLLHDLGAWDEVNAEFVELGLPTLMVTGTNPANGGRWIGSNMSSLDTAKLLLLINGGQGALWTTPAGRAVTRAELGETSRALFLKALAEQGHNEMLSTTNWCGRTYPVQGIPQLTPQRWVKADGTVTVGGAVYDRDVRPCDAVAEVGFSHKTGWVDTTGSDAGIVKSLPGKEKRDYIVVIFANLGTDYVDADRPADPPGVFPVLYTQKYAKLGKAVDAIMAAR; from the coding sequence ATGGTCACCAAGAACCGGAAGTGGGGGGCCGCGCTCGCGGTCACCGCCTCCGCCGCGCTGGTCGGCGCGCTCGTCCCGCCCGCCACCGCCTCGGCGCAGACGCCGGGCCTGGCCGAGGCGCTGCGCGCCGCCGTGGTCGCGCAGGACTTCAGGGACGTCATCGACCTCACCCCGCCCGACCCGGCCCCCACCGCCCTGCGGGCCGCCCGCTCCGGCGCGCCCGAGAAGTACGACAGCGCCCCACCCGCCGCGCGCCTGGCAGCCACCGCCGCGCGCCCGATCCACCAGCAGCCCAACGTGGACCTGGCCGTCATCGAGCTGGACGACGCGGGCAGGCCCACCGCCGTCGGCGACGTGCTGATGAGCCCGCGGTACCCGAACGGCGTCACCGTGCCGGTGGAGAAGAGCTCGCTGTCCACCGACCAGGTCCGCTACCGCTGGTGGGACGACACCGAGTGGGACGTCAACGGCGGTCAGGGCACGGTCGACGTGCTGCCGGGCCGGGAGAGCGCTCCCATCGACTTCTCCTCGCCCTACCCGGCCTCCGTCCTCAAGCTCATGGTCGGCTTCGGCGTGCTGCGCCTGGCCGACGAGGGCCGGATCGACCTGGACGCGGTCTACAGCTACCAGCCCACGGTCCTCAACCCGAGCTGCGGCGGCGCGTTCAGCGCGGTCATCCGCTCGAACTTCGACCAGATGATCACCAAGTCGCAGAACGAGCCCACCTGCGCGCTCATCAAGCTGCTGCACGACCTCGGAGCCTGGGACGAGGTCAACGCCGAGTTCGTCGAGCTGGGCCTGCCCACGCTCATGGTCACCGGCACCAACCCGGCCAACGGCGGTCGCTGGATCGGCTCGAACATGAGCAGCCTGGACACCGCGAAGCTGCTGCTGCTGATCAACGGCGGCCAGGGCGCCCTGTGGACCACGCCCGCGGGCAGGGCGGTCACCCGCGCCGAGCTGGGCGAGACCTCGCGCGCGCTGTTCCTGAAGGCGCTGGCCGAGCAGGGCCACAACGAGATGCTGTCCACCACCAACTGGTGCGGCCGGACCTACCCGGTGCAGGGCATCCCGCAGCTCACCCCGCAGCGCTGGGTCAAGGCCGACGGCACGGTCACCGTGGGCGGCGCGGTGTACGACCGCGACGTGCGCCCGTGCGACGCCGTCGCCGAGGTGGGCTTCAGCCACAAGACCGGCTGGGTGGACACCACCGGCAGCGACGCGGGCATCGTGAAGTCCCTGCCGGGCAAGGAGAAGCGCGACTACATCGTGGTGATCTTCGCCAACCTGGGCACCGACTACGTCGACGCCGACCGGCCCGCCGACCCGCCCGGCGTGTTCCCGGTGCTCTACACCCAGAAGTACGCGAAGCTCGGCAAGGCCGTCGACGCGATCATGGCCGCCCGCTGA
- a CDS encoding alpha/beta fold hydrolase, whose translation MAEITAHHGLFKDTNLHVDDTGGPGRPVVLIHGWPLSGESWKLQVPALAAAGHRVITYDRRGFGRSDKPRGGYEYDTLAEDLHHLLTQLELTDVVLVGFSMGGGEVARYVARYGQERLRGVVFASAVPPYLARTDDNPEGPLPAEKAEELAAGLRDDESTFYDTFVTDFFSVDGELKVTQEQWREARALCDEADHRAALGCMAAWAGTDFRGDLPAITVPTLVIHGDSDATVPYEGSGERVHAAIPGSEAHVVAGGPHGVNVSHAEEWNRVVLEFLAR comes from the coding sequence ATGGCCGAGATCACCGCGCACCACGGGCTGTTCAAGGACACCAACCTGCACGTGGACGACACCGGCGGTCCCGGCCGCCCGGTCGTGCTGATCCACGGGTGGCCGCTGTCCGGCGAGTCGTGGAAGCTCCAGGTGCCCGCGCTGGCCGCGGCCGGTCACCGGGTGATCACCTACGACCGGCGGGGCTTCGGGCGCAGCGACAAGCCGCGCGGGGGCTACGAGTACGACACGCTCGCCGAGGACCTGCACCACCTGCTGACCCAGCTGGAGCTGACCGACGTGGTGCTGGTCGGGTTCTCCATGGGCGGCGGCGAGGTCGCCCGGTACGTGGCCAGGTACGGACAGGAGCGGCTGCGGGGCGTCGTGTTCGCCTCGGCCGTGCCGCCGTACCTGGCGCGCACCGACGACAACCCGGAGGGTCCGCTGCCCGCCGAGAAGGCCGAGGAGCTGGCCGCCGGGCTCAGGGACGACGAGAGCACGTTCTACGACACGTTCGTCACCGACTTCTTCTCCGTCGACGGCGAGCTGAAGGTCACCCAGGAGCAGTGGCGGGAGGCGCGGGCGCTGTGCGACGAGGCCGACCACCGGGCGGCGCTGGGCTGCATGGCGGCGTGGGCGGGCACCGACTTCCGGGGCGACCTGCCCGCGATCACCGTGCCGACGCTGGTGATCCACGGCGACAGCGACGCGACGGTGCCGTACGAGGGGTCCGGTGAGCGGGTGCACGCGGCGATCCCCGGCAGCGAGGCGCACGTGGTGGCGGGCGGGCCGCACGGGGTGAACGTGAGCCACGCCGAGGAGTGGAACCGGGTGGTGCTGGAGTTCCTGGCCCGCTGA
- a CDS encoding ricin-type beta-trefoil lectin domain protein: protein MRRWLSVACAIALLPLGAPGAPAAEPDAPAPERTVPAKTGVVVDGGSGNRASLGASAAGSTVAGRVWNDDGDGVRQDHESAAQREVRLWTHQPAVGWSAVRVTSYGGAYAFTDVPPGSYQVQVVIPAASPEAVTRFGAGGDRQRDSDVLGPNAESLPVVLGGGGPETRGVDAGLVPGRSTGNSVKSAANHWCLDQEAPNGLPPTTGVGAYRCHGGLNQEWYFYWITTEVAEVWGGWNWDCLDQEFPGDQKTSEVGVHPCHGGLNQRWRVYHNELQGESMTVINARTGECLDQESPQGPPTSGVGVYACHGGLNQKWYAAG from the coding sequence ATGAGGCGCTGGTTGTCCGTCGCGTGCGCGATCGCGCTGTTACCGCTCGGGGCGCCGGGCGCCCCGGCCGCCGAACCCGACGCGCCCGCCCCGGAGCGGACCGTGCCTGCGAAGACCGGGGTGGTCGTCGACGGCGGCAGCGGCAACCGGGCCTCGCTCGGCGCGAGCGCCGCGGGCAGCACCGTGGCCGGGCGGGTGTGGAACGACGACGGGGACGGCGTGCGCCAGGACCACGAGTCGGCCGCGCAGCGGGAGGTCCGGCTCTGGACCCACCAGCCCGCGGTGGGCTGGAGCGCCGTCCGGGTCACCTCCTACGGCGGGGCGTACGCGTTCACCGACGTGCCGCCGGGCAGCTACCAGGTCCAGGTCGTGATCCCCGCGGCGAGTCCCGAGGCGGTGACCCGGTTCGGCGCGGGCGGCGACCGGCAGCGCGACTCCGACGTGCTCGGCCCGAACGCCGAGAGCCTGCCCGTGGTGCTCGGGGGCGGCGGGCCCGAGACCAGGGGTGTGGACGCGGGCCTGGTGCCGGGGCGGTCGACCGGGAACTCGGTCAAGAGCGCCGCCAACCACTGGTGCCTCGACCAGGAGGCCCCGAACGGGCTGCCGCCCACCACGGGCGTCGGCGCCTACCGGTGCCACGGCGGGCTGAACCAGGAGTGGTACTTCTACTGGATCACCACCGAGGTGGCGGAGGTGTGGGGCGGCTGGAACTGGGACTGCCTCGACCAGGAGTTCCCCGGTGACCAGAAGACCAGCGAGGTGGGCGTGCACCCGTGCCACGGCGGGCTCAACCAGCGCTGGCGGGTCTACCACAACGAGCTGCAGGGCGAGTCGATGACCGTCATCAACGCGCGCACCGGCGAGTGCCTCGACCAGGAGTCCCCGCAGGGCCCGCCGACCAGCGGGGTCGGGGTCTACGCGTGCCACGGCGGGCTGAACCAGAAGTGGTACGCGGCCGGGTGA
- the mptB gene encoding polyprenol phosphomannose-dependent alpha 1,6 mannosyltransferase MptB produces the protein MSDRARKNTTAVDGSTDADVPGGDVTGAGVGGAEAGSAGIDAAVVQATAANAAEPASASAPAPATAWAASPEVLRWLGAVATLLLTGAAWTALLVTDPPPAVAVTALAAGVSGVGLLVLAWSLLGRTARAPGGLPAVAWLRGTLALWAAPLVVAPPLFSGDVHSYLAQGEIAARGMDPYELGPAQALGADSEIVSRVSDYWQGTPSPYGPLTTAIQQAIATAAPGDPVVGVLLHRAFALLGVLLVVWSVQRLAVLAGVSRRTALWLGALNPLVLWHFVAGVHNDALMVGLVLSGVAVALIALTGEVDRWQLAGGIALIGTGAAVKLPAIIALAVVGTALARRFGGGSGRFVLAGAAMVVASVVVFAALSLATGVGFGWLFTLGTSGGVNSWMAPTNWFGFLTGGIGALFGASITQTMIGVGKLIGYAVIAGCFARVLHRQLRGRVEPIAALGLMMAAFVAFGPVIQPWYLLWTVPALAACLPVGRVHRRIALLVAVLSLVIPPLAGNFAGRVGELVGGYAGGALVVAAVFFALRRVGERAAVAQTGWARPRG, from the coding sequence ATGTCCGACCGCGCCAGGAAGAACACGACCGCCGTCGACGGCTCGACCGACGCGGACGTGCCCGGCGGAGACGTCACCGGCGCGGGGGTGGGCGGCGCGGAGGCCGGCAGCGCAGGGATCGACGCCGCAGTGGTCCAGGCCACTGCCGCGAACGCCGCCGAGCCCGCCTCGGCCTCCGCTCCCGCTCCCGCGACGGCGTGGGCGGCGTCACCGGAGGTGCTGCGCTGGCTCGGCGCCGTCGCGACGCTCCTGCTCACCGGCGCCGCCTGGACCGCCCTCCTGGTCACCGACCCGCCACCCGCCGTGGCCGTCACCGCCCTGGCGGCGGGCGTCTCCGGCGTCGGACTGCTGGTCCTGGCCTGGTCGCTGCTCGGCCGCACCGCCCGCGCCCCCGGCGGGCTGCCCGCCGTCGCCTGGCTGCGCGGAACGCTCGCGCTGTGGGCCGCGCCGCTGGTCGTCGCGCCGCCGCTGTTCAGCGGGGACGTGCACAGCTACCTCGCGCAGGGCGAGATCGCCGCGCGCGGCATGGACCCGTACGAGCTCGGACCCGCGCAGGCGCTCGGGGCCGATTCGGAGATCGTCTCGCGGGTGAGCGACTACTGGCAGGGCACGCCCTCGCCGTACGGGCCGCTGACCACCGCGATCCAGCAGGCCATCGCCACCGCGGCTCCCGGCGACCCGGTCGTCGGCGTGCTGCTGCACCGGGCGTTCGCGCTGCTCGGGGTGCTGCTGGTGGTGTGGTCGGTGCAGCGGCTCGCGGTGCTCGCCGGGGTGTCGCGGCGCACCGCGCTGTGGCTGGGCGCGCTGAACCCGCTGGTGCTGTGGCACTTCGTCGCGGGCGTGCACAACGACGCGCTGATGGTCGGGCTGGTGCTCTCCGGCGTCGCGGTGGCGCTGATCGCGCTCACCGGCGAGGTCGACCGGTGGCAGCTCGCGGGCGGGATCGCGCTGATCGGGACCGGGGCGGCGGTGAAGCTGCCCGCGATCATCGCGCTGGCCGTGGTCGGGACCGCGCTGGCCCGGCGGTTCGGCGGCGGCTCCGGGAGGTTCGTGCTCGCCGGGGCCGCGATGGTGGTGGCGTCGGTGGTGGTGTTCGCGGCGCTGTCGCTGGCGACCGGGGTCGGGTTCGGGTGGCTGTTCACGCTCGGCACGTCCGGCGGGGTCAACAGCTGGATGGCGCCGACGAACTGGTTCGGGTTCCTCACCGGGGGGATCGGGGCGCTGTTCGGGGCCTCGATCACCCAGACCATGATCGGGGTCGGGAAGCTGATCGGGTACGCGGTCATCGCGGGCTGCTTCGCCCGCGTGCTGCACCGGCAGCTGCGCGGCCGGGTCGAGCCGATCGCCGCGCTGGGGCTGATGATGGCGGCGTTCGTGGCGTTCGGCCCGGTGATCCAGCCCTGGTACCTGCTGTGGACCGTGCCCGCGCTGGCCGCGTGCCTGCCGGTCGGGCGGGTGCACCGGCGGATCGCCTTGCTGGTCGCGGTGCTCTCGCTGGTGATCCCGCCGCTGGCGGGGAACTTCGCCGGGCGGGTGGGCGAGCTGGTCGGCGGGTACGCCGGGGGCGCGCTGGTGGTGGCGGCGGTGTTCTTCGCGCTGCGGCGGGTCGGGGAGCGGGCGGCCGTCGCGCAGACCGGGTGGGCGCGCCCGCGCGGCTGA